GTGGTGGTCCGGCAGTCCCTGCGTCCAGGCGAACCCGGCGCTGGTCGTGGCCAGCGCCTTGAAACCGAGGTTGACCAGGAGCCGCGCGCTGCCGAGATCCCAGGGATTCGGGATGACGAAGCAGCCCGACTCGTGCAGACCATGGAACAGGCGGCAGGCTTCGGAGACCTGGGGCATCAGGTCGTGTCCGGATACTCGAGGGCGTCGCACATCGTCCCCTCGCGAAGCGCTAGGTGCGGGGAGTCGCCTCGCAACCTGAGGTGCCGATCCTGTTGCACGAGTACCCGACGCCCGGCACGCACCGTATCCTCCTCCGGTCATGATAACCCCAGTGACGCTCGGGGCGCGCCTACCGGGGCGCGTAGCGATCGTGCTTCGGCCGGCCGGGGTCGAGCAGGTCCCAGGGCTGTGCGCTGGTCACGAAGATATCGTGCTGCGCGCGGAACCAGCTCGGATCGTCCAGGCTCGAGGCGGTGACCTCGACCCAGGGCGTTCCCTTCGCGGACTGCCCTCCGGTGACCCGCGAGCCGCAGTCTCCGCAGAAGCCCCGCTTGTGCTGGCCTGTCATCTCGCTAGGTGTGAAGTGATAGCGGAGCGCGCCGCGAGTCAGCCTGAATGCCTCCGCCGGCACGACCACGACGGGGATGTACGGCCCGCCGGTGACCTTCTGGCACTCGCGGCAATGGCAGTTGAACATCACGATGGGCGCGGCGGAGCATTCGTAGCGGATGGCTCCGCACTCGCACCCGCCGGTGAATCGATTCGGCGTCATTGGCAGCTTCCTCCAGCGTCAGAGATTGTCTCCAATCCGTGCGGAACACGTCCATGCTATCAGGCCCGAATGGGAAAACCATCCGCACGAGCGGGACCTGTGAATCAGGCGTTCGAGTCCCAGGAACCGCGACGACCTGGGCGCCCGATCCTGAAGCAAAGACTGGCTTCGCATACGGTCGTGAATCGAGTAGCCTCATGCAAGGATGCACACCACCAGCGAACCCTGGATCGCCAGGTTCTCCGAGCTCGACAAGCGGGACCTCGCCAGGGTCGGAGGCAAGGGCGCCAGCCTGGCCGAGCTGACGCAGGCCGGCTTCCCGGTCCTGGGAGGCTTCTGCGTCACGACGGAGGCCTTTCGAGCGTTCCTGGATGGCGCGGGCGACACGACGGCGCTCTTCTCCCGCCTCGCCGCCCTGAACCCCGAGGACACCGAAGCGGTGCGCCGGCTCGGGGAGGAGGTCCGCTCCCGCCTTGGACAGGCGCCCATCCCGACCGACATAGCGCACGCGGTCGAGGCCGCCTGGAGGGACGCCGGGGCCGAGCACTCCTACGCCGTCCGCTCGAGCGCGACGGCGGAGGATCTCCCGGGCGCCTCCTTCGCCGGCCAGCAGGACACCTACCTCAACGTCCGGGGCCGGGAGGCCCTGCTGGACAAGGTGCGCGACTGCTGGGTCTCCCTGTTCACCGATCGCGCCATCACCTACCGCGCCAAGAACGGCTTCGATCATCGCCGGGTCTTCCTGAGCGTCGTCGTGCAGAGGATGGTGTCGCCCGAGGTCTCGGGGATCCTGTTCACCGCCGACCCGATCGACGGCAGGCGGCACATCGTCTCGATCGACGCCGGCTTCGGCCTGGGCGAGGCGCTCGTCTCCGGGCTGGTCTCCGCCGATCTCTTCAAGGTCGACAAACGCACCAACGAAGTCACAGACAAGAAAATCGCGCGAAAGACCGTGGCCATCCGCCCCCTGCCCGGCGGCGGCACACGACAGGAGGCGCTCCCGCCGGAGCGACAGACGGCACCCTCCCTGACGGACGAGGCGGCCAGAGACCTCGCGCGGCTCGGCGCCAGGATCGAGGAGCACTACGGAAGACCCCAGGACATCGAGTGGTGCATCGAGGCCGGCAAGGTCTACATCGTCCAGAGCCGCCCGATCACGACCCTCTTTCCAATGCCCGAGCCAAGGCCCTCCGAACAGGAGCTCAGGGTCTACATCTCGTTCGGCCACGCCCAGGTGATGACCGACGCCCTCCTGCCCTACGCCCGCTCCATCTGGAGGCGCCTCTTCCCATTCGGCCGCGACGAGACCGGGAACAGCCGGGCGCTGCTCGGCGCCGGAGGGCGGCTCTACATCGACCCGAGCGATCTCCTGCGGGTGAGCCCATTCGGGAAGGTGCTCCCCGTGGTCCTGACCGCGGTCGACACGCTCATGGCCGAGGCCGTCAGGGAGGTCGTCCGGCGCCCGGAGTTCGGCTACGGCACGGCCTCGAGGCTGACCGCCCTCAAGGGGGTGCTGCCTGTTGTCGGGCCGCTCCTGGCCAGGGCCATGTGGCATCTGTGGCTCTCCTCGCCGGAGGGAAGCACCGGTCGGGCCCGGGCCTATATCGATGCGACCATCGAGACGGATCGCTCGGAGCTCGAGGCGGCCGCCCCGGGGGCCCGGCGCTACGAGGTCGCCGGCTCGCAGAGCAGCGGAATCTTCCTCAAGATCTTCCCCAGGATCGTCCCGATCCTGTTGTCCGCCGTCCTGGCGCAGGTGATCTTGAAGCGGCTCCTGCGAGGGAGAGGGGTCGATCGAGAGCTGACAGCCTTCGCGCAGGGGCTGGACGGCAACGTCACCACGGAAATGGATCTGGAGCTGGGGGACCTCGCCGACATGGCCCGCGGGTACCCCGAGGTGGAGTCTCATCTCAGAAGATCCGACGCCCGCGGAGCGCTCGAGAGCGTGCGCACGCTTGCGGGCGGGGAGGCGTTCTATCAGGCGATGCAGGGCTTCCTGCGCAAGTACGGGATGCGCGCCGGCTCCGAGATCGACATCACGCGTCCGCGCTGGAGCGAGCATCCCACTCCGCTGGTGCAGATGCTGGTCGGCAACCTCTCACGCGAGGAGCGCGGCACCCACCGCGCCCACCACGCCAGGCTGAAACAGCAGGGCCTCGAGGCCTCGCAGCGGCTGATCCGGGCGGCCGGCGCCCTGCAGCGGCCGCTGGTGCGCCGGCTCATCCGGGTGTGCCGCAACAACCTCGCTATCCGAGAGCACCCGAAGTTCATGCTGATCCAGTCGCTCGGCATGATCAGGAGCGTGACCCTCGAGTGCGCCGGGATTCTGGTGCAGCAGGGCCGCCTCGCCGCCAGGGAGGATGTCTTTTTCCTGACGGTCGAGGAGCTGCAGGGCGCCCTGCGCGGCGAGGGGCCGGCGCTCGAGGAGATCGTCGCAGTCCGCAGGGAAGAGCACCAGCGCGATCGGAAGCTCACTCCGCCCCGCGTCCTGACCAGCGAGGGGGAGATCGTCACCAAGAGGCACAGCCAGCAGAACCTGCCGCAGAACGCGCTCGCCGGGAGCGCGGCGTCCCCCGGTATCGTCGAGGGGAAGGCCAAAGTCGTGCTCGACCCGTCGACCGCCGTCCTGAACGCCGGCGAGATCCTCGTGGCGCCCTACACCGATCCGGGCTGGACTCCCCTCTTCATCAACGCCAGGGGGCTGGTGATGGAGGTCGGCGGCCTGATGACGCACGGCTCCGTGGTCGCCCGCGAGTACGGGATCCCCGCGGTCGTCTGCGTCGTCGACGCGACCAAGAGGATTCGGACAGGCCAGCAGATCCGCGTGAACGGAGACGAGGGGTTCGTCGAGATCATGCGCTAGCCGCGGGGAGTGAGAAGGCCGGCTCTGGCGAGCCGGCCTTCTCCATTGCGAGGGACGCGGCGTCAGAGCTTCTTGGCGGTCTTCACGCCGCTGATGATCCTCGACTGCGTCGCGACGTTGTCGGCATGGTCGGTCGCGATCACCTCGATCGTGTAGTCATGGGCGTTCTTCGATTGCGGCTCGAACACGAAGCTCCAGACGTCCCCGACGTGGGAGACGCTGGCTCCGGGCACGGGGACGCCGTCGACCTTGAACACCACGGTCGCCACGCCGGAGAGGTTGTCGGTGACGTTCGCCGCGAAGGTGGCCCAGCCGACGACCGTCGTGATCAGGACCGGATCGGCCTTGAGCACACCGTTCACGGTCTTGGTGTTTACGGTGGGCTGGGTGATGGTGATCACCGGCGGTGTCGTATCGACCAGCCAGGTGAACGAGGCGGCTGAGGCGTCCAGGACGCGGTCGCGGTCGAGAGCCCGGACCTGGAACGTATGGTTCCCCTCGGACAGCCCCGTGTAGGTCTTGGGGCTGCCGCAGCTCGTTAAGGCTCCGCCGTCGAGCTTGCACTCGAACGTCGCGAACGGGTTGTTGGATGCGAACTCGAAGGTCGCCGACGTCTGGTTCGTCGGGTCGTCGGGCGTGGCGGTGATCGAGGTGCTCGGCCGGGCGCGCCAGAGAGCGGCGAACAGCGCCGAGCCGGCGCCGTCGTCGTAGCCGCTGGTGTACCGGGTGAACAGGCCAGCTCCGGTGTTGGCCTCCCAGTCGGCCTGGTACTCTTCGGCTGTCTTGCCGTGGACGGCCGCAGAGGCACCGCCGATCGGGTCGACCCAGATACCGGTGATGTAGGGCCCCGCGCCCGTGTTGAACCCGTGCACGTAGGTGAGGAGCCGTCCGGCGGCGACGTTGTCGTCGAAGGTGTCCTGGTAGTCCGCGGCCGGGACCGACTGCACCGTCCAGCCGGTGACGTTGACCTGCTCGAAGAGCCCCGTCCAGTAGAGGCTCCCGCCCACCTCGACCGTGGACACGTTCACCGGCACGTAGCCGGCATCCTTCAGCTCATCGACCTGGACGCCGTACGCGCCGTCGTCGAGCCCGTGAAAGGCCGCGGACGGGTGGCCCGGCCGCTTCTCGAAGATGGCGGCGTAGCGGACGTTCCCCCCGTCGAGGTACGAATCGATCTGGTGCAGCCGGTAGCCGTCGCCGGTGAGTTCGTCGAAGAGGGTCTGGTACTCGTCCCCCGTCAGCCCGTGGCGCGCCACCCAGGGCGCGTCGGCCGGATGGAAGGTCGCGTTGAAGAAGGTCTGGCCGCCCACGTCGTAGCCGTCGACGAACTTGGGGGCATAGCCGCGGAAGACGATGGCGTTGAACACGTCCTGGTAGCACTCGGCGGCAATGCCGTGGCGGCTCACCTCGGCGAAGCCGGCCTCCGGTGGATCGAACCCGCACGGATTGGGGAGGAGGAGCGTCTTCCTGTGCAGCGTCATCCCCTGCAGGGCCTGCAGCGCCGGCGAGTCGCCGAGATTGCTGACGGCGGTGTCGTCGGCGAGGGCGCGGACGTTGATGAACTGCATCGGCGCGCCGGAGATCGTGTTCGAGGCCTGTCCTTCGACCTGGAAGTGGATGTGCGGCGCGGTGGAGCGGCCCGTGTTCCCCACCCGCCCGAGGAACTGGCCGGCCACGACGGGGATGCTCAGGCCCGTCTGATTGTCATCGTCGGGCCACAGTCCGGGCCCCGGGCTGCTCGGCGTAGGGCAGAGCGCTTCGGGAATGGTGCCGTTCTGCATGTGGCCGATCGAGACGAGGTCGTCACCGTACTGGATGAACAGGCTGTTCCCGAATCCAAAGTGGAAATCGACCTCGTCGAACCCCTTGGGCGACTCGTCCGGCTCGCCCCGGTAACAGGCCACCACGACACCGTCCCCCATCGCGTACAGCGGCTTGTCCCAGACGCGAAAGTCGGTGTTCTCGTCATAGGTGCCGTCGAACGACTCGCTCCAGGCGGAGCCGTCCCAGGCGACGACCCCCATGTCGAGGGCGTAGCGCTGCGAGCCCGTGGACGGATTGATCAAGCCGCCCAGCCCGCCGCCGGAATCGACCGAATGACGCGTCCCCCAGTACCACAGCTCGCCGGAATCCAGGTCCTCCGCCTTGGCCGGGAAGAAGTGGGCCTTCAGCGGCACGGCGTTCTCGTAGAACGCCAGGTTGAACGTGAGCGTCAGCGGATCCCCGTCGTTGTTGAACTCGAAGTCGATCTCGACCGTGGCCGGCAGGGGCGTCGGGAGGTCCACGTCGAGTCCATGGTGGATGGCCACGCGCTGCTTCGCGCCCGGCATCAGAATCCAGTTGACCGTCGTGTCCGGGTCGTCGTCCTCGTCGACATCGGTATCGATGAACTGCTTGGGCGTGTTCGACATCTCGGGAATGCCCGAGCCCGGATAGCGGAACGTCACGTCCGTCACCTCGGCGTTCCCCCCGGAAAAGTTGTCGAAGAAGACGTCCGCCTTCAGCTGGAATGTCGGCGGGTCGAGCGGATTGTTGGCGGCCGTCCGGGCCACGTACAACGTGTTCCCGTTGGACGGCGTGATGGAATTGAAGCTGATGCCGGTCGGCGTGGCCGACGCGCGCTGGGCGACCAGCGTCGTCGCCGCCAGGGCGGCCAGGACGAAACTTCGGAACGGTCCACGTCCAGACATGAATGTCCCCCCCTTTGTGTGTGCACCGTGAGGCGCGGCTTGGATCCGAGCAGCGCCGACCCTGCGCTGCAAGCGTCGTGCCGTCGCCTGTTTTCGGAGGAATTCGGCCAAAACGCGCGCCGGACTGGGGTGGCGCGGTCCATGAGAACTATCCGATCCTGTGGTCGCGCTATCCGATCGGATAGACTGCGGCGCCGTCCTTCAGCCTTGCGGCGCCGCGCACCGTGATTCCCTTCCCCCGCTGGGCCCGGAACAGGCGGCCCGCACGCAGCGGAGTTCCGGCAGAAACTTGTACCCGCCGGCTGCCCACCGCCGTATATAGTCGCATACAAGAAGACGATCCCGGAGGAACCTACCATGGTGAAAAATCCCTTGCCGCCTGGCCTGGGAGGCCGCCGGCGCGCCGCAGAACTTTTCGTTCTTCTGGCCTGCCTGGGGATGAGCCTGCCCTCGGCCGGGCTGATTGCAACTGGTCCGCTCTACCCCCAGACCTGGTTCCCGACCGACTCCGATGCCCGCGTGTTCATGGGGCGGTTCGACGCCGACGCCGCCCTCGACCTGGTGACGAGTGCCAGCGGCGCCATCCTGGTCCGGCGGAACGATGGGCGCGCCCGGTTCTCGCGCCTGCTTTTCGGGGCGAACGTCGGGCCGGAGGTCTACGCCGCCGCGGTCGGCGATTTCACCGGTGACGGGCTTCATGATGTGCTCGTCGCGGACAGCGACGTCGGCCTCCCGGGGAGCCTCGCCGTCCTCCCGGGGCATGGCGACGGGACGCTTGGCGCGGCCATCGGCGCGACGCCCTACACCGGCTACGCCGACTTCGTGGTCGGCGATCTGAACGCCGACGCAAAGGACGACCTCGTTTCGGTCAACCGGGCGACTTTCGACGGAATCATCATTTTTCTGAGCCGCGGCGACGGCAATTTCTCGATCGCGGCGATCTCCATCGGTGGCTTTCCCAGCGACCTCGCAGTCGGTGACTTCAACGGCGACGGCACGCTCGACCTTTCGGCGCGTCTCAGCAACATCGGCAGCACGACGCCCGTGGTCGTTCTCCTGAACTCCGGGGACGGAGCAACCTTCGTCCAGGAGCATGTCGCCGTTCCGGGGCAGAATGTCGACGTGGCGGTGGGGGATCTCAACGGCGATGGCCGCTCGGACCTGGCGGCGACCATCTCCAACCCGGCGCGTCTCCTCGTCTATCTCGGACAGCCCGACGGCTCTTTCGCGCCCGGCGGCGGAGCCGGTCCGGAGGCGGGCCTCGTCAGCCCCATCCTTCCCGCCGTCGCAACTCTTGGGGGCGCTGGCGGCGACGACGTCGTGCTGCACGACGGTTTCGACCTCGTGACGCTCCTCAACAACGGCGACGGGACGTTTCGCCCGGTGAGAAGGAGGCTGGGACTTTACGGGAAGAAGACGTTCGCGGACCTCGATGGCGACGGACGGACCGACATGATCATGGGAGCGATCCTGTTCCTGGGCAACGGCGACGGGACGTTCGCGCAGTGGATCGTCTCGCCGGCCGAGAATTGCGTCAACGCCCTCGCGGCGGCCGACTTC
This sequence is a window from Candidatus Polarisedimenticolia bacterium. Protein-coding genes within it:
- a CDS encoding isocitrate lyase/phosphoenolpyruvate mutase family protein, whose product is MPQVSEACRLFHGLHESGCFVIPNPWDLGSARLLVNLGFKALATTSAGFAWTQGLPDHH
- a CDS encoding GFA family protein, producing MTPNRFTGGCECGAIRYECSAAPIVMFNCHCRECQKVTGGPYIPVVVVPAEAFRLTRGALRYHFTPSEMTGQHKRGFCGDCGSRVTGGQSAKGTPWVEVTASSLDDPSWFRAQHDIFVTSAQPWDLLDPGRPKHDRYAPR
- a CDS encoding phosphoenolpyruvate synthase, which encodes MHTTSEPWIARFSELDKRDLARVGGKGASLAELTQAGFPVLGGFCVTTEAFRAFLDGAGDTTALFSRLAALNPEDTEAVRRLGEEVRSRLGQAPIPTDIAHAVEAAWRDAGAEHSYAVRSSATAEDLPGASFAGQQDTYLNVRGREALLDKVRDCWVSLFTDRAITYRAKNGFDHRRVFLSVVVQRMVSPEVSGILFTADPIDGRRHIVSIDAGFGLGEALVSGLVSADLFKVDKRTNEVTDKKIARKTVAIRPLPGGGTRQEALPPERQTAPSLTDEAARDLARLGARIEEHYGRPQDIEWCIEAGKVYIVQSRPITTLFPMPEPRPSEQELRVYISFGHAQVMTDALLPYARSIWRRLFPFGRDETGNSRALLGAGGRLYIDPSDLLRVSPFGKVLPVVLTAVDTLMAEAVREVVRRPEFGYGTASRLTALKGVLPVVGPLLARAMWHLWLSSPEGSTGRARAYIDATIETDRSELEAAAPGARRYEVAGSQSSGIFLKIFPRIVPILLSAVLAQVILKRLLRGRGVDRELTAFAQGLDGNVTTEMDLELGDLADMARGYPEVESHLRRSDARGALESVRTLAGGEAFYQAMQGFLRKYGMRAGSEIDITRPRWSEHPTPLVQMLVGNLSREERGTHRAHHARLKQQGLEASQRLIRAAGALQRPLVRRLIRVCRNNLAIREHPKFMLIQSLGMIRSVTLECAGILVQQGRLAAREDVFFLTVEELQGALRGEGPALEEIVAVRREEHQRDRKLTPPRVLTSEGEIVTKRHSQQNLPQNALAGSAASPGIVEGKAKVVLDPSTAVLNAGEILVAPYTDPGWTPLFINARGLVMEVGGLMTHGSVVAREYGIPAVVCVVDATKRIRTGQQIRVNGDEGFVEIMR